Proteins co-encoded in one uncultured Bacteroides sp. genomic window:
- a CDS encoding CatB-related O-acetyltransferase, which translates to MMTKIYPRTGDKQTVYLNAVIKDPQIEVGDYTIYNDFVADPLLFEKNNVLYHYPIHREKLIIGKFCSIACGTKFLFNCANHTLKSLSTYTFPLFYEEWELEKSNITTAWDNKGDIVIGNDVWIGYEAVIMAGVHIGDGAIIATRAVVTKDVPPYTIVGGTPAKEIRKRFDAEVIEQLLILKWWDWSTNKIHQCLPYIAEGKLDELLAMKKDRL; encoded by the coding sequence ATGATGACAAAAATATATCCACGCACCGGAGATAAGCAAACAGTCTATCTGAATGCCGTGATTAAAGATCCGCAAATTGAGGTGGGCGATTATACTATTTACAATGACTTTGTAGCTGATCCCTTGCTATTTGAGAAGAACAATGTACTTTATCATTATCCCATCCATCGGGAGAAGTTAATCATTGGCAAGTTTTGTTCTATTGCCTGTGGCACGAAGTTTCTGTTTAATTGTGCGAATCATACATTGAAGTCTCTGTCTACCTATACTTTCCCTCTATTCTATGAAGAATGGGAATTGGAGAAGTCGAATATTACTACTGCATGGGACAACAAAGGAGATATTGTGATCGGCAATGACGTATGGATCGGCTACGAAGCTGTGATTATGGCAGGGGTTCATATCGGTGACGGTGCTATTATTGCCACACGTGCCGTAGTGACGAAAGATGTACCGCCTTATACGATTGTGGGTGGCACTCCTGCCAAAGAAATACGAAAACGCTTCGATGCAGAGGTAATTGAACAACTGCTAATACTGAAATGGTGGGATTGGTCTACTAATAAGATACATCAGTGTTTGCCATATATTGCAGAGGGCAAACTAGATGAATTACTTGCCATGAAGAAAGATAGATTATGA
- a CDS encoding chromosome partition protein MukE yields MEHENTTQKSPYAFLSNPSVQRYFADLNIDLLQGKHITADDYYSYQLLREYYEPELKQYYKELYELILEKATFDNSTYFYLDFPVDSKGRLSNRSRELSEQQVIIGIILLKMYYDMYFKYPKELFWEDIKEEIEQSELKDLYKKLFFEEVRDFYTDKEWEKVQELFRRTINSFTQLGWIKKLSKGKEDIHFQLKESIHRFAELYKYEIEEFPQFVSKIKLF; encoded by the coding sequence ATGGAACATGAAAATACAACGCAAAAAAGTCCATACGCATTCTTAAGTAATCCTTCTGTTCAAAGGTACTTTGCAGACCTGAATATAGATTTGCTTCAGGGCAAGCATATCACGGCTGATGACTATTATAGTTACCAACTGCTAAGAGAGTATTACGAACCTGAATTGAAACAATATTACAAAGAATTGTACGAACTCATTTTAGAAAAAGCTACGTTTGACAACAGTACTTATTTTTACCTTGATTTCCCAGTAGACAGTAAAGGGAGGTTGAGCAATAGATCTCGAGAACTTAGCGAACAGCAGGTAATTATAGGAATTATTTTGCTTAAGATGTATTACGATATGTATTTTAAATATCCCAAAGAATTGTTCTGGGAGGATATTAAAGAAGAAATAGAGCAAAGCGAACTTAAGGACTTATATAAAAAGTTATTTTTCGAAGAGGTAAGAGATTTCTATACAGATAAAGAATGGGAAAAGGTACAGGAGTTATTCCGTAGAACAATAAATAGTTTTACCCAATTAGGATGGATTAAAAAACTTTCAAAAGGTAAAGAAGATATACATTTCCAATTAAAAGAAAGTATCCACCGCTTTGCTGAATTATACAAGTATGAGATTGAAGAGTTCCCTCAGTTTGTCTCAAAAATTAAACTCTTTTGA
- a CDS encoding DUF2971 domain-containing protein, translated as MDAINFENHDEVMKLIVKNGELPQYLYKYMSMDIAKLILQTGNVKFSNPADFNDPFDCNITIDTNNSEEEVAKYIDDVTKNRSFTDEQLKQIRENLTDSNKRFIITKNSIREAKKELGVTCFSKKHDNLLMWAHYANKHRGVVFKFDVLQDADFFMTPFHVDYSAKYPVYNYIRNRERIAKLLLETKSFVWQYEDEVRVMKRGAGLYPIRKTALVGIIFGCQVSEEEKTEISKIANEDDWKGIECLSSKIKQWEFGLNFDKYIHQ; from the coding sequence ATGGATGCTATTAATTTCGAAAATCACGATGAGGTTATGAAGCTGATTGTGAAAAATGGAGAACTTCCCCAATATCTATACAAATATATGTCAATGGATATTGCGAAGTTGATTTTGCAAACAGGGAATGTGAAATTTTCCAATCCAGCCGATTTTAACGACCCTTTTGATTGTAATATAACTATAGATACAAACAATTCAGAGGAAGAAGTTGCAAAATATATCGATGACGTGACAAAAAATAGATCTTTTACAGATGAACAGCTAAAACAAATACGAGAAAATCTAACGGATAGTAATAAGAGGTTCATTATAACAAAGAATAGCATTCGTGAAGCTAAAAAAGAACTTGGGGTTACTTGCTTTTCTAAAAAACATGATAATCTGTTAATGTGGGCGCATTATGCTAATAAACACAGAGGGGTTGTCTTCAAATTTGACGTGTTGCAAGATGCTGATTTTTTTATGACACCATTTCACGTTGATTATTCTGCAAAATATCCAGTTTATAACTATATTAGAAATAGAGAGAGGATTGCAAAATTATTACTGGAAACAAAATCATTCGTTTGGCAATATGAAGATGAAGTACGGGTTATGAAACGAGGTGCGGGTCTATATCCTATTCGAAAAACAGCGTTAGTTGGAATTATATTTGGTTGTCAAGTTTCAGAAGAAGAAAAAACTGAGATTTCAAAAATTGCTAATGAGGATGATTGGAAAGGCATAGAATGCCTATCGTCTAAAATAAAACAATGGGAATTTGGATTGAACTTTGATAAATATATCCATCAATAG
- a CDS encoding BfmA/BtgA family mobilization protein produces MQNNSRKTIFTTVSIDKETGGLVEKICKRYSLKKSEVVKLAFRYIDKANINPAEAPESVKSELSKINKRQDDIIRFIRNYEEKELNPMIRATNSIAVRFDGIVKALETLVLSQLEKNQEKYNTVLQRVSDKINEHANVINGQGKQIGTLSQVQKRDNAKLLKLISLYAELAACGVMDGKRKETLKAEITNLINE; encoded by the coding sequence ATGCAAAATAACAGTAGGAAAACCATATTTACCACCGTTTCCATTGATAAGGAAACAGGCGGCTTAGTGGAAAAGATATGCAAACGCTATTCGCTGAAAAAGAGTGAAGTTGTAAAACTGGCTTTTCGGTATATAGACAAAGCAAATATCAATCCCGCCGAAGCCCCCGAATCGGTCAAATCCGAACTTTCCAAAATCAACAAACGGCAGGATGATATTATACGCTTCATCCGAAACTATGAAGAAAAGGAACTTAACCCGATGATACGGGCGACCAATTCGATAGCAGTCCGCTTCGATGGAATAGTAAAGGCTTTGGAAACGCTTGTCCTATCACAGTTGGAGAAGAACCAAGAAAAGTATAATACCGTACTGCAAAGGGTCAGCGACAAAATAAATGAACATGCCAATGTGATAAACGGTCAGGGTAAACAAATCGGCACACTATCCCAAGTGCAGAAAAGAGATAATGCAAAACTGTTGAAGTTGATTAGCCTTTATGCAGAGTTGGCAGCTTGCGGAGTTATGGACGGAAAACGCAAAGAGACCCTGAAAGCTGAGATAACAAACCTGATAAACGAATAG
- a CDS encoding Wadjet anti-phage system protein JetD domain-containing protein — protein sequence MKWNVLKDMQALYECGKIKRKPSFVDDPDVDHLINSTKELCVLRKEIIIPENSTFRQTYDKLYREKFALYSLFLKDNGLEKPQTRFEHTDIEQLIEIKAQMDSGSLKSLREQILKANETVRGVSFMFFKNEKYLDEKEALVDAIEKILQVPELPSGKDKQYLYVVPCKSAKAILLCENLYFLRVPDRVKQYNVELWFAGGYNIGMLENVDTRNLSIYYLCDWDYDGLRIFDLVKKKIPQIELLFPNATPVSIIKSEHDSHWKNSHIPHELSNLNKDLFDSQERQLIELLISSNSWIVEESNDIAELIKTKVKL from the coding sequence ATGAAGTGGAATGTATTAAAAGATATGCAAGCTCTATATGAGTGTGGAAAAATTAAAAGAAAACCATCATTTGTCGATGATCCGGATGTAGATCACTTAATAAATTCCACAAAAGAATTGTGTGTTTTAAGGAAAGAAATAATCATTCCAGAGAATTCAACTTTCAGGCAAACATATGATAAACTATATCGAGAAAAATTTGCCTTATATAGTTTATTCTTGAAAGATAATGGATTAGAAAAACCACAAACGAGGTTTGAACACACGGACATCGAACAATTAATTGAGATCAAAGCTCAAATGGATTCAGGTTCTTTGAAATCATTGCGAGAGCAAATCTTAAAAGCCAATGAAACAGTAAGAGGAGTATCATTCATGTTCTTTAAAAATGAAAAATACCTCGATGAAAAAGAGGCCCTTGTGGATGCTATTGAAAAAATATTGCAAGTCCCTGAATTACCGTCAGGAAAGGATAAACAATATTTATATGTAGTCCCGTGTAAATCTGCGAAGGCAATTTTATTGTGTGAAAATCTTTATTTCTTACGGGTTCCCGATAGGGTAAAACAGTATAATGTGGAATTGTGGTTTGCAGGAGGTTATAACATCGGAATGTTAGAAAACGTAGATACTCGTAACTTATCTATTTATTACTTGTGTGACTGGGATTACGATGGCCTTAGGATTTTTGATTTGGTCAAGAAAAAGATTCCTCAAATTGAATTGCTATTCCCTAATGCAACACCTGTAAGCATCATTAAGTCAGAACATGATAGCCATTGGAAAAACTCGCATATACCACATGAGTTATCAAATTTGAATAAAGACTTGTTTGATTCTCAAGAAAGACAACTAATTGAGCTGTTAATTTCTAGTAATTCATGGATTGTAGAGGAATCAAACGATATCGCAGAATTGATTAAAACTAAAGTTAAACTGTAG
- a CDS encoding tetratricopeptide repeat protein, whose translation MGKPIRHNNHILETESNKFVNNHIPNEWVIDKPDHDYGIDYNINIVINNEVTGLSFSVQLKSMIRDHHSDFATITLKHSTLSLFNTMLVPVLLVAYVQEEKEAYWCWYNDLDIDLTVQQKTFTIQVPKTNKLSELDWTRITKYVQRIFSIKTLVDGIKSLEYSEISNSELLAWRYYYSKEYENAIFYFKNLLRDNPKNVTVLEGLSQSQYETFNYKEALFNINKAIELSGKRNLYLTKACILAEDGTQNGIKGKIIEARNIFKQFIGYESNQEHYYYNYANTLSRLGQHEEAIKHYEECLKINPNHATAWKNLGQVYWDIHEHEKEIECYNKALAINPKLPQALFSKGVTLSRIYNLHKEGLKLMLKALNCEEEMIHSFAYGYLGIAYAYEKLNKIKESLIWINKGLDIYPEDIYYLNFKSNLLIEHWGNDKELKEEAIRFFEFRLELENDAKSLYALMTIKDLDDELEILNLVKKHTPILKDITLDAFRECRIKIKEHLIFLLHYDKYQDFRKDYPIHRYLDHLISEQLIISTEFWEMLDLIFATSFSSAISEYFKNKNSRIIAQKMLEALKASTNAVKALISPNTDYTQEEAISIMSHIYWGFPIVIVREFGAQLGMITGALGLPKPDEAENLPQSWYEEFGESALLTINKQLKLLRED comes from the coding sequence ATGGGAAAGCCGATACGACATAATAATCATATTCTTGAAACAGAGTCTAATAAATTTGTCAATAATCATATTCCAAATGAGTGGGTTATTGACAAACCAGATCATGATTATGGGATTGACTACAACATTAATATTGTCATAAATAACGAAGTAACAGGATTGAGCTTTTCTGTCCAGTTAAAAAGCATGATACGGGATCATCATTCTGATTTTGCAACAATTACATTGAAGCATTCAACGTTGTCCTTGTTTAATACTATGTTGGTTCCCGTATTGTTAGTCGCTTATGTTCAAGAAGAAAAGGAGGCTTATTGGTGCTGGTATAATGATTTGGATATTGACTTAACTGTTCAACAGAAGACATTCACAATACAGGTTCCCAAGACTAATAAGTTGAGTGAACTTGATTGGACAAGAATAACTAAGTATGTTCAGCGTATTTTTAGCATTAAGACTCTAGTTGATGGCATTAAATCGCTTGAATATAGCGAAATTTCTAATTCTGAATTACTCGCATGGAGATATTATTATTCAAAGGAATATGAAAATGCTATTTTCTATTTTAAGAATCTGCTTCGTGATAATCCTAAGAATGTAACTGTTCTGGAAGGATTATCGCAAAGCCAATATGAAACTTTCAACTATAAAGAGGCTCTTTTTAATATTAATAAGGCAATTGAACTTTCCGGTAAACGGAATCTATACCTTACTAAAGCATGTATTTTAGCTGAAGATGGAACTCAAAACGGAATAAAGGGAAAAATCATCGAAGCCAGAAATATTTTCAAACAATTTATAGGATACGAATCAAATCAAGAGCATTATTATTATAACTATGCAAACACATTAAGTCGATTGGGGCAACATGAGGAAGCAATAAAGCATTATGAGGAATGTTTGAAAATAAATCCAAATCATGCAACTGCATGGAAGAATCTCGGCCAGGTTTATTGGGATATCCATGAACATGAGAAAGAAATCGAATGTTACAACAAAGCATTGGCAATAAACCCTAAATTACCACAAGCTCTTTTCAGTAAAGGAGTTACTCTATCACGCATCTACAACCTGCATAAAGAAGGCTTAAAATTAATGTTAAAGGCTTTGAATTGTGAAGAGGAAATGATTCATAGTTTTGCTTATGGGTATTTGGGGATTGCGTATGCCTATGAGAAACTGAATAAAATAAAGGAATCATTGATATGGATAAATAAAGGCTTGGACATTTATCCAGAAGATATATATTATCTAAATTTCAAATCAAATTTACTTATTGAGCATTGGGGAAATGACAAAGAATTAAAAGAAGAAGCTATTCGCTTTTTTGAATTCCGACTCGAACTGGAAAACGATGCTAAAAGTCTATATGCCTTAATGACAATAAAGGATTTAGATGATGAGCTGGAGATTTTAAACTTAGTGAAAAAACATACCCCTATTCTGAAGGATATAACCTTAGATGCATTTAGAGAATGTAGAATAAAGATTAAGGAGCATCTTATTTTCTTGCTTCATTATGATAAATATCAAGATTTTAGAAAAGATTATCCCATTCACAGATACCTCGATCATTTGATTTCCGAACAACTTATAATTTCCACTGAGTTTTGGGAAATGCTCGATCTTATATTCGCAACCAGCTTTAGTAGTGCTATCTCTGAATATTTTAAAAATAAAAATTCAAGAATAATCGCACAAAAAATGTTAGAAGCCTTAAAAGCCTCAACGAATGCAGTTAAAGCATTGATATCCCCAAATACAGACTATACACAGGAAGAAGCTATTTCTATTATGTCTCACATTTATTGGGGATTCCCCATAGTTATTGTACGTGAATTTGGGGCTCAATTAGGAATGATAACAGGTGCATTGGGATTACCCAAACCAGACGAAGCAGAAAATTTGCCTCAGTCTTGGTACGAGGAATTTGGTGAATCGGCATTACTAACTATAAATAAACAACTCAAACTATTGAGAGAGGATTGA
- a CDS encoding DUF5712 family protein: MNIDVPPPSNGIYNNAGSSRKLCNYCEHEDLQRMEQGIYTEGFFNLTDDNVYKSQVIKDIDGNIGQLLKTDAKFYVIHVSPSEKELQAMGSTEQEQAEAMKRYIREVFIPEYAKNFNKGLSAKNIKFYGKIHFNRGRSDNRLNMHCHLIVSRKDQSNKVKISPLTNHRNTKKGVITGGFDRTALFKNVEKGFDKLFGYHRQLSETFEYCNTMKNGTVTDKLQMQERELSTPKDDFAGEKKKIVDIQTDENIKTSSDTSIQQQISTSVNQ; this comes from the coding sequence ATGAATATAGATGTCCCGCCACCATCTAATGGGATATACAACAATGCAGGCAGTAGCCGAAAGTTATGCAATTATTGCGAGCATGAAGATTTGCAACGGATGGAGCAGGGAATCTATACCGAAGGATTTTTCAACCTTACGGACGATAATGTCTATAAATCCCAAGTGATTAAAGACATTGACGGGAATATCGGGCAACTATTAAAGACCGATGCCAAGTTTTACGTTATCCACGTCAGCCCGTCGGAAAAGGAACTCCAAGCAATGGGAAGCACGGAACAGGAACAAGCCGAAGCCATGAAACGCTATATTCGCGAAGTGTTCATCCCCGAATATGCCAAGAACTTCAACAAAGGACTATCGGCAAAGAATATAAAATTTTACGGCAAAATCCATTTCAACCGCGGCCGCTCCGACAATCGCCTGAACATGCACTGCCATTTGATTGTAAGCCGTAAAGACCAATCAAACAAAGTCAAGATAAGTCCGCTAACCAATCACCGCAACACCAAGAAAGGCGTTATTACAGGCGGTTTTGACCGCACAGCATTATTTAAGAATGTAGAAAAGGGCTTTGACAAGCTATTCGGCTACCATCGGCAATTATCCGAAACATTCGAGTATTGCAACACCATGAAAAACGGGACTGTTACGGATAAACTACAGATGCAGGAGCGGGAATTGTCAACCCCGAAAGATGACTTTGCTGGTGAAAAGAAAAAGATTGTTGATATACAAACAGATGAAAATATAAAAACGTCTTCAGATACTTCAATACAACAGCAAATCAGTACGTCAGTAAACCAATAA
- a CDS encoding MATE family efflux transporter has protein sequence MNYTYKQIWLINFPVMMSILMDQLINITDAVFLGHVGEVELGASAIAGIYYLAVYMLGFGFSIGLQVMIARRNGEQNYKETGKTFYQGLFFLSGLAVLLCLLIHAISPYLLKRLISSPEIYQAVVRYLDWRSFGLLFSFPFLAIRSFFVGITHTKALSWSAVTAVAINIPLNYLLIFTLGLGISGAAIASSLAEMGSLIVLCIYTGAKINKEKYGLKPVYDGRLLIKVLNLSVWSMLHAFISVAPWFLFFVVIEHLGKTELAISNITRSVSALFFVIANSFAVTTGSLVSNAIGAGARNELFPICHKVLKLGYIIGFPLVGIALLCNRCIVGFYTDSELLVELAFAPFVVMLLNYTFALPGYVYLNAVGGTGQTKITFLFQVTTTCLYLVYLYWLSFCIEASLPLYLTAEYLFVILLALQSIIYLKSKHY, from the coding sequence ATGAATTATACATATAAACAAATCTGGCTCATCAACTTTCCGGTAATGATGAGCATCTTAATGGATCAGTTAATCAATATAACGGATGCTGTCTTTTTAGGTCACGTAGGCGAGGTGGAATTGGGAGCATCCGCTATTGCCGGAATTTATTATCTGGCAGTCTATATGTTGGGCTTTGGGTTCAGCATCGGATTGCAAGTAATGATTGCCCGGAGAAACGGGGAACAGAATTATAAGGAAACTGGAAAGACGTTCTATCAAGGACTATTCTTTTTATCGGGATTAGCCGTCTTGCTTTGCCTGCTGATTCATGCCATTTCTCCTTATCTATTGAAACGGCTAATTTCCTCACCGGAGATTTATCAAGCGGTAGTCCGCTATTTGGACTGGCGTAGCTTCGGGCTGCTATTCTCATTTCCTTTTCTGGCTATCCGGTCTTTCTTCGTTGGAATAACGCACACAAAAGCCTTATCATGGTCTGCTGTTACTGCGGTGGCGATTAATATCCCGCTGAACTACCTCTTAATATTCACACTGGGATTAGGTATTTCGGGAGCAGCCATCGCTTCATCGTTAGCCGAAATGGGTTCTTTGATTGTACTTTGTATCTACACAGGAGCGAAGATAAACAAAGAAAAATACGGATTGAAGCCCGTGTATGATGGACGGTTACTTATCAAAGTCCTGAATCTGTCTGTGTGGAGTATGCTCCATGCTTTTATCAGCGTAGCCCCTTGGTTTCTATTTTTCGTAGTAATTGAGCATTTAGGGAAAACAGAGTTAGCTATTTCCAATATCACCCGAAGTGTATCGGCTCTCTTTTTCGTAATCGCCAATTCCTTTGCTGTCACTACGGGTTCATTAGTGAGTAATGCTATTGGAGCAGGAGCGAGAAACGAGCTTTTCCCGATCTGTCACAAGGTTCTGAAATTAGGATATATCATTGGCTTTCCATTGGTAGGAATTGCGTTGCTTTGTAATCGTTGTATCGTGGGCTTCTACACCGATAGTGAACTATTGGTGGAATTAGCGTTTGCCCCTTTCGTGGTGATGCTACTGAATTACACGTTTGCACTACCCGGCTATGTATATCTTAATGCAGTCGGGGGAACAGGGCAAACCAAAATCACCTTTCTGTTTCAGGTGACAACTACCTGTTTGTATTTAGTATATCTCTACTGGTTGAGCTTCTGTATAGAAGCATCTTTACCCCTCTACTTGACAGCGGAATATCTGTTTGTGATTCTACTGGCTCTGCAATCTATCATTTATCTGAAAAGTAAACACTATTAA
- a CDS encoding transposase, which translates to METRPTSSRSLDAYYHINGDTFEKQYKEVLSGYRRWNEYSHADEWLIFPDNVGKRLCIDETSISDGELYTIVSNPEARGREGSLVALVKGVSSNDVIDTLKLIPEDKRCVVEEVTMDLSNSMNLIIRRCFPKAKRTIDRFHVQKLACDALQEMRIAHRWDAIQADTDAKEEAKEKGEDYQPATFANGDTQKQLLARSRYLLFKSMDKWTESQKERAAILFDIYPDIKEAYSLTHSLRMIFNKNTVKDAARMSLARWYDKVDNSGFKSFNVIAGTLYEHYDEVLNFFTNRATNAFAESFNAKIKQFRAQLRGVIDIKFFFFRLSKLYA; encoded by the coding sequence ATGGAGACGAGACCTACGAGCTCCCGTTCGCTTGATGCTTATTATCATATAAACGGGGATACGTTTGAAAAACAGTATAAAGAAGTCCTGAGTGGCTATCGTCGATGGAATGAATATTCTCATGCGGATGAGTGGCTTATATTCCCGGATAATGTTGGTAAACGGCTTTGCATTGATGAGACATCCATAAGTGACGGCGAGCTTTATACCATAGTCTCCAATCCCGAAGCACGTGGGAGAGAAGGGTCGCTGGTAGCTTTGGTTAAAGGTGTTTCCTCAAATGATGTAATCGATACTTTAAAACTCATACCTGAGGATAAACGATGTGTCGTGGAAGAAGTTACAATGGATCTGTCCAATAGCATGAATCTTATAATCCGAAGATGTTTTCCAAAAGCCAAGCGTACAATTGATCGTTTCCATGTTCAAAAGTTGGCATGTGATGCATTGCAGGAAATGAGAATAGCACATCGTTGGGATGCCATTCAAGCCGATACGGATGCAAAAGAAGAAGCTAAGGAAAAAGGAGAAGATTATCAGCCTGCCACATTTGCAAACGGTGATACGCAAAAACAATTGTTGGCAAGGAGTCGATATTTACTGTTCAAATCCATGGACAAATGGACGGAAAGCCAAAAGGAAAGAGCGGCAATATTGTTTGATATCTATCCCGATATAAAAGAAGCTTATTCTCTAACGCACTCACTGAGAATGATATTCAACAAGAACACGGTAAAGGATGCAGCCAGGATGTCACTTGCACGTTGGTATGACAAAGTGGACAACTCTGGCTTTAAAAGCTTTAATGTCATAGCAGGAACATTGTACGAACATTACGACGAGGTATTGAACTTCTTTACAAACAGGGCTACCAATGCGTTTGCAGAATCTTTTAATGCAAAGATCAAACAATTTAGGGCACAGCTTAGAGGAGTGATTGATATAAAGTTTTTCTTCTTTAGATTGAGTAAGCTTTATGCCTAG
- a CDS encoding transposase, with the protein MDSYPITARSLELFFHVDGVQLERQYKEHLSDYQQWHQKEHAANYVLFSENIGPHMSIDETCVSNGELYTILSNKDAKGGKGCIAAVVLGTKSEDVEAVLDRIAPDIRQKVEEVTMDMANTMRKIIRHSFPKATQVIDRFHIQKLACDAVQEIRINYRWEAIQDETDAMEEAKGKAETYKTEILANGDTRKQLLVRSRYLLFKSADKWTQSQKERAAILFELYPKLKNAYGLSHSLRMIFAKNTVKDVARVALAKWYNKVEEAKLDSFNVIAATLYEHYQEVLNFFNNRATNASAESLNAKIKAFRASLRGVTDIPFFMFRLTKIYA; encoded by the coding sequence TTGGATTCATACCCGATTACGGCCCGCTCTCTTGAGCTATTCTTCCATGTAGATGGCGTTCAGCTAGAGCGTCAATATAAGGAACATCTGAGTGATTATCAGCAATGGCACCAAAAGGAGCATGCAGCTAATTATGTTCTTTTCTCCGAAAACATCGGTCCGCACATGAGCATTGATGAAACATGTGTTTCCAACGGAGAACTATATACTATTCTTTCAAACAAAGACGCCAAAGGAGGCAAAGGCTGTATCGCTGCAGTTGTGCTGGGAACTAAATCCGAAGATGTAGAAGCGGTTCTTGACAGAATAGCTCCTGATATACGCCAAAAGGTAGAAGAGGTAACGATGGATATGGCAAATACAATGCGCAAAATTATACGTCATAGTTTTCCAAAAGCAACACAGGTTATAGATCGTTTTCATATTCAAAAGTTAGCCTGTGATGCCGTACAGGAAATTAGGATAAATTATCGATGGGAAGCTATACAAGACGAAACGGATGCCATGGAGGAAGCTAAAGGTAAGGCAGAAACCTATAAAACGGAGATATTAGCCAATGGAGATACCAGAAAGCAGTTATTGGTCAGAAGTCGATATCTATTATTTAAATCAGCAGACAAATGGACTCAAAGTCAAAAAGAAAGAGCAGCTATATTATTTGAATTATATCCAAAACTAAAGAATGCTTATGGCTTATCACACTCATTAAGAATGATATTCGCAAAGAATACAGTCAAAGATGTGGCAAGAGTAGCTTTAGCTAAATGGTATAATAAAGTGGAAGAAGCTAAACTGGATTCGTTCAATGTCATTGCAGCTACGTTATATGAGCACTATCAAGAAGTTTTGAACTTCTTCAATAATAGAGCGACAAATGCTTCTGCAGAATCACTTAATGCTAAAATCAAAGCATTCAGAGCATCACTAAGAGGTGTTACAGATATACCATTCTTTATGTTTAGGCTAACAAAAATTTACGCATAA
- a CDS encoding helix-turn-helix domain-containing protein has product MYIDNENFEKWMEKLSKKLTEIGQDLKSLINTDTVFDENERLLDNQDLAFLLKASFRTLQRYRAKGVLPYFTIGRKTYYKASDIRAFVREYADSQTYKQFEKANQLANQP; this is encoded by the coding sequence ATGTATATAGACAACGAAAACTTCGAGAAGTGGATGGAAAAGCTATCCAAGAAACTTACCGAGATCGGGCAAGACCTGAAATCTCTTATCAATACCGATACTGTATTCGATGAAAACGAAAGGCTGTTGGATAATCAAGACTTAGCCTTTCTGTTGAAAGCATCTTTCAGAACCCTACAACGCTATCGGGCGAAAGGTGTACTTCCCTACTTTACCATCGGGCGAAAAACGTATTATAAAGCCAGCGATATCCGGGCTTTCGTTCGTGAATATGCCGATTCTCAAACCTACAAACAGTTTGAAAAAGCAAATCAGTTGGCTAATCAGCCCTGA